A portion of the Lolium rigidum isolate FL_2022 chromosome 1, APGP_CSIRO_Lrig_0.1, whole genome shotgun sequence genome contains these proteins:
- the LOC124683817 gene encoding auxin-responsive protein IAA23-like, giving the protein MSTSSNESPAVSGLDYDDTALTLALPGSSPDDRKPAVGWPPVRAYRRNALREEGACKLVKVAVDGAPYLRKVDLAAHGGYEALLRALYGMFAPCLAVVRGDGELGCRLLDAGTGAEYVPTYEDRDGDWMLVGDVPWK; this is encoded by the coding sequence ATGTCGACCAGCTCCAATGAGTCCCCGGCAGTGTCCGGCCTCGACTACGACGACACCGCCCTCACCCTCGCCCTCCCGGGCTCCTCCCCCGACGACCGCAAGCCCGCCGTGGGATGGCCGCCAGTGCGGGCATACCGGCGCAACGCGTTGCGTGAGGAGGGCGCGTGCAAGCTCGTGAAGGTGGCCGTGGACGGCGCCCCCTACCTGCGCAAGGTGGACCTCGCCGCGCACGGCGGGTACGAGGCGCTGCTCCGCGCGCTCTACGGCATGTTTGCACCttgcctcgccgtcgtccgcgGGGACGGCGAGCTGGGCTGTAGGCTCCTGGACGCGGGCACCGGCGCCGAGTACGTGCCCACCTACGAGGACAGGGACGGCGACTGGATGCTCGTCGGAGACGTCCCATGGAAGTAA